The window TCGAATTTCTCGAAGGCTGGGTTGCCGCCACTGCCACGGCGGCTGTTGCCAGTCTGTCGCTGATACTCGCGGTGCCGTCACGCGGCGTCATGCAGGACGCGTACGCCGGTGCATGGCAAGGCATCTTCGTACATAAGAATAGTCTAGGGCAAGCGATGGCCTTCGGCATCATAACGATTCTCATCGTCGCATTTGCCAAGGACCGGGCTCAACGCCGCAATCGCCTTCTGGTTGGAGCCGCGCTCCTGTGTTGTGTGCTGCTGCTCGGTTCAGCTTCCGTAACGAGCTATCTAATATTTGCCGTTCTGGCATTGGCTCCGCTGATGTTTTGGATGTCGCAATCAGTGCGTGCCCGCCGCGCGCTGCCATGGATGATAGTCTTTGGCATTGTTGCCGCTTTGTGCATCGGTCTCAACTTCGACACGTTTATCAACTTACTCGGTCGCGACTCGAGCTTGACCGGCCGCACGGATCTTTGGACGTCGGTTATGGAAGCAATTGGAAAACGTCCGCTACTCGGTTACGGATACGGCACGTTTTGGCTCCCTGACGGTACAGGTTCGGCGTATCTGTCGACCCTCTTGGATTGGACGCCGTATCACGCTCACAACGGGGTGCTCGAGTTGTTGCTCGACGTCGGTTTCGTCGGGACAGGACTTTTTCTCTTCGTTCTGGCTTTTGGGCTATGGCGGGCGTGGAAGTTCGCGTGGGGTCAACACGATATCACGCGCCTCTGGCCACTCGTCGCGATGATCTATTTCATCGCGGGAAATATTACCGAAGCGAACATAGCGAAGTATAACGAGATGAATTGGGTAATCTTCCTCGTCGCGTTTCTCTTCGTAAGTCAGCCGTTGACGGCCAAGGCTCCAAGCATTCGTGTCAACGAGAGATTAGATACGCGGCCACAGCGTAGGGAGGCAGTGTTACGGTGATGGGAGACGTCCAAGGCCCTGTGTGTTCGGCGGCAGGGCCCGCCCACGTTCCGTCGCGCGAGAGATCGTATTGCGTTTTCCCGTAGGTAA of the Candidatus Baltobacteraceae bacterium genome contains:
- a CDS encoding O-antigen ligase, with the protein product MIARVLLVLFVLLLFGILESPDSTESGSGIQQAIWTLTYVVSILGLYVERRRAWPLIRNSWPIVALIGLIVVSSVWSDYHAISLKRALELVGTSASAYFIAVHFKLFEFLEGWVAATATAAVASLSLILAVPSRGVMQDAYAGAWQGIFVHKNSLGQAMAFGIITILIVAFAKDRAQRRNRLLVGAALLCCVLLLGSASVTSYLIFAVLALAPLMFWMSQSVRARRALPWMIVFGIVAALCIGLNFDTFINLLGRDSSLTGRTDLWTSVMEAIGKRPLLGYGYGTFWLPDGTGSAYLSTLLDWTPYHAHNGVLELLLDVGFVGTGLFLFVLAFGLWRAWKFAWGQHDITRLWPLVAMIYFIAGNITEANIAKYNEMNWVIFLVAFLFVSQPLTAKAPSIRVNERLDTRPQRREAVLR